From Ancylothrix sp. D3o:
TCTCCCCTTTTTACTGCTGCAATCGCTTTCGTCCTTAAATCATAACTATATGGTGCCGGCATAACTGTTTTCCTCGATTTAGCTTTTGGTATATCTTATCATATTTTTGTCCTAACCTTATGCCGTAGTGCTATAACGCTTTTCGTGATTGTGACCAGTTGATTGCTATCGGTTCTCCCTTACCAAACCTGGGGGCACTAGCGATGGCTTGGGCTGCAACCAGAGGTCAAGCTGTTGAACCAACACATCTTGGTGGTAGTTTTGGCCGGTGGGTGGAAAGATTAGTGATGGCTGAGGTTGTCCAATTAGTTGGCCGGTTAAGGGCACAGCTATCAGATAAACCTAAGACTTGCTGGTTGGTGAGTGACCAATATCCTCAGAATGTGGCCATTGAGCTACAGCGGTTTTATCCGGGGTGCACTGTTGAATTTGTGGATGTTGCTGATATTTGTTTGGCTGCTGCAACTAAGGGGGTACAGCGTGAAAGAGCCATGATTGCTTCTATGTGGGATGCTTTGGCTGCCGGTGTTGCTTGCACGACTTCTACTATTGCAGCGGCGGTGGGGGTGACACGGGGACGAATCAGCCAGATGGCCGGTGTTATGGGTGGTTTTGAAGCCGTAAAGAGGGTGTTAATTTTCCTTATAGATGCTCTTAAAGGAATTACGCACTTCTCTGTGGTCGGTCATGGTGGGAGTTCGTCGAACTTTACAAACTATGTTCTTTTTGAAGGCTTATCAAGGAGTTCGGCATTTCATTAAATGGGCGGTAAAGAAAAGCGATCTATTGCAAATTCTGGTGGGTAATAGAGCCACTGAAATTATTAGTAAATGGGGAGAGGAGGGTAGTAAAAAGTTCTCGTTTGCACAGTCTTTTGAGAATTATATACACAATTTGGAAGACAAGAATAAAAAACTAGCAAATTTCCTTGAAGAGTTTTTTGAAAAATTTGGCGAAACTTGTGGAGAATTCTTTGTAACATGGGCGAGAAGTGTAGATTTAGCGTACCCTTAAACAGACCTTTGTCTATAAAATTGCGAATGGAGTTTGTTTTGATGGCTTTAATTTCAAAGGCGAGGAAGTATGATAAAGCTCCTTCTCAGCAGGAAATTAAGGAATCTGTAACGACATTGCAAGGTTTTTCACAAGAACAAAACATGAATGATTCTTTCTTTTCTGCCCTTTGTAAAGCCATTTTTTGCGCTTCATATCAAACAGAGGTAGAGGTAGATGGAACCGTGTATTTTTGGAATTTGAAAAAAGGTTTGTCTGTAACGGAGAGTAATGACATAAGGCTTTGGATCTGACTAAAGATATTCTTTTGGCTATTGATACTGGGCTGGGAATTCTTATGCTTAGTATGTTATAGGCTTTATTGAGAAGACTGTCTCTGATAAACAAAAATTTATTAGCAATTAAAAGTGCTGTAGTGCAGCTTGACTTTTATCAAAGACAAATCTTACTCCATTTATCTCAAGAAGCAAACTTTCAGCTAAAAGACTCATTCCCAGTCTCAGAATTTATTGAGAGATTTGAGGACAAAGACACGGGATTTTGAGCTAAATATTGTTTAAGTGCTGCTCTAAAAATCCAAGAACAGGTAACATCTTTCTCTTGTGCAAGTGTTTTTACCTGCTCAAATAAGTCATCACCCAGGGAAATTGAATGGTTCTTTTTTTTGTACATAGTTGTTTGATTAGGGGAATATATCTATTATGACATTAAATGGTAATTTTGATGAAAGAAGGCTAATTATTAATATGATTGGCGAGTTGAATTTTTGTTGTTTAGAGCGGATTAAGAAAGCTATTGAAGTGGAAATTTTGTTGCGTCAGGAGACGGAAGATTTACCGCCGTCACTGCGTATTGATGGCTAAAAAAAGCTGGTGTTAGACACCAGCTAGACTTGATTTAGTTTGATTTAGTAAGACAAAACTGGTATTTCAATCGTTTTGAGAAACTGGCTGTCTGCCAGCTTTTGTCTCACTCTTTCAACAGTTTGAACATGAAACGTCTCTTCTCCACACCTTTCGCAAACGTGAGCGGGCAAGTTTTCTACTAAAATCATTTTCCCGTCAATATTAAAGATGTGGTCAATGATTTTTTCTGAGATTTCGGTTGAGCCGCAAACGTGACATTGGTTCATAAATTCCTCCTTGAATAGTTATCGCTCCATTCATCCGAGTTGGGCTGATAAAGGGTGATTACCTTTAAAGTACCTAATCGGCGAGATACTTGGATATGTAAAGGTCGGCTGGTACTGGTGAACCCTAGAATTAAACAACTCGGAGAGTATTTGTCATTAGGATAGTCCTCGATAATGACGACATTCTCCCCTGCTTCCTGCATCTCTTTTAAAGAGATGTTCCGGGCTAAGGCTCGCTGGAAAGCGTGGGCGCTCATCTCAAAATCACCGCTCTGTAGATCCACCCGTATTTGTTCAATGGTTTTCATTCGCCAGAAGGGTGTTAATAAGATTCACTTCACTATGCCAGCGGAATGAACCAGGGCGGGGGATGTCGTCGGGGTCGGATTCGTAAATGTAGCACCAGGTTTCGTCAACAACTTGATAGCTTTCAATCAACCCCCAATTAAGTAATCATTCGGCACCGGCTGGTGTGAGTTTAGCTAAAGTTTCACCGGCTACGATGAAGCCTTTACGGTGAAGCCTGTTAGCAGTCTGCCGGTGCATGAATTTGTCACTTTTGCCGATAGGTTTGCCGACGGGGATAAGATAGCATTCGCCACCGAGAAAGGTTTTGAGGGCGGTTTCCTCTGCCGGCGTGAGTTCAATTAATGGAGGTTTCACAGAACACTTCCCCAGGACTGCAAGTCTTCTTCGGCAACCGGCGCGCGCAAAGGTATTAAGTACATTTCGCGGGGCATCTCGAAGAAATGCACGACGTAGACTCAACCATGAAAGGTGAAGTCAATATCGCTGCCGTGTTGATGAGCATTTACATCTCGGTCATTCCACCACATCCCGATGATGATGCCTTGGTTGTAGACGGTAACGCCGTTATCGGGGCTGAGACAATACGCCTCAAACGCTGATCGGGTTCAAGTTTGCCCTGTGATAGCCTCTAAGTCTCAAGGTAGGATTTTAAGGCAAACTTAAGGCACGAGCAAAGAGTGCCGCTCCATTGAAGCATAACCGATTACCCGCACTCGAATGACTCAAAACAATTCAGCCTATCCCAACAGCTTAGACGCATTAGTAACACTGCGAGGTTTTGCCTGCTTAATGGTATTAATCGCTCACAGCGCCGCACCCAGAGAAACCTTATTCTTAGCCGGCTGGGATCTCTCATGGTTACTCTTTAGTGCCGGTGGCGTAGCAGTGCGAATCTTCTTCTGCCTTTCTGGATACCTGATGGGCAAACTTTTTTACACCCAAAAATACACCCTAAATCAAACCGGCATTCTTCACTTCTTCGCCAACCGTGCCCTGCGGGTTTTCCCCCTTTATTATTTTGCCGTCATTGTTCTAAGCTTATTCCTTTACCCCCATATATTCCACCCCCAAAACCTGCAATATTTATTTCGCTTGCTAACCTTCACCTACAATCAAACCTTGCCGGTTGCCTTCAATGGCGCTTTGTGGTCAATTTCTACAGAAGTTCAATTTTATCTCACCGTTCCCTTTATTTTTGCCCTCCTCAACAAACGCTTACTCAAACCAAAATCAATCTTACAACTCAGCCTACTCTTACTCTCAACCTCCATAATTATCCGTTACTTTGGCTGGCAAGAAATTGTTGCCAGAGTTCCCACCTTTCCCCAGCAATTAGGAGAATTTGCCCAACATTATTACACCCCTCTCATAATGAACCTTGATTCATTTTTGTGTGGATTTTTACTCAACCCTTTGATTTTATCTCAGCCCCTCCTACCCAAACATTCCCTCCTTACAAAAGCAAAACAAAGCTTGCCTGACTGGATTTCCCCACACAGCCACAAAACAAAATCAGCCGCTTTTCTCCTCATAATAGGCTTATATTTACTCACAGCCTTTGTCAAATATTACAACCAACCGATTCTCTTAATTCTCGGCCCCGCCGTCAGTTCAATTATTACTTGTTGGTTTATTTTCGCCTTTGAATCTGGCAAACAATATCAACAATCTTCTAAAAATGAAAAACTAACTTGGCAAGCCTGCCGGCGTAACCCCATCAGACTTTTAGAAATCTTTGGAGTATTATCTTATGGAATGTATGTATGGCATTTACCCCTGATAGTTGCCTTTACCCCCATCTTCAATTCTCCCAACCTTCTCCAAGCCTATTTTCAACGACTAATAGCCACAATAATCACCTCAATGCTGATAGCAACCCTAACTTATTTCTGCATAGAAATCCCAGCGGGCCGGTTTAAACTCAAAAGGAGGTTGGGTTGTTAGCGAAGCGACGCAAAGCGCGTTGCAACCAAACCCAACACCAACCCAAAAATGCCCTTAAAACCGATAACTCAACACCGAAATAACCGGCCCAGATTGGGGTAAATCCGCCGCAGAAATGGTCATAGAATCGCTATTAACTTGCCGAACCGAAGAAGAACCAACCAAACTTAAAAACTCATCTACAGCGACAATATCACAAGCATTTGCATCAGCCGCCGCCGTCCGATAATGGGTAGGAATAACCATTTTGGGATTCAGCGTTCGCACAGCCTGCAAAGCCTCCTGGGGATTATAAGCCTTTGGCCCACCACCAACCGGCAACAACAATAAATCAGGCCGGCCCATCAAAATCTGTTGCTCAATTGCTATCGGCGCCGCCGCGCCCCCCAAATGGACAATATTCACCCCCCCTTGAGTCCACTTCCAAGCCACATTAAACCCAAACCGGCGCCCACCTTCGCGGTCATGCGCTAATTGCAGACCTTGAATTTGCTTCCCCTCTAACTGATAAACCCCCGGTTCATAAAGCAAACGAGGATTTCCTGGCAAACCATCTGTAGCACCCTCATCGAGTAACTGCGAACTAATCAACACCAAATTTGCCTCAACTTTTGGGGATCGGTAGCCCGCCGTACAACCCCCAGGCCGAAACGGATTCACCAAAACCCGTTGACCATCCCCGGAAAATAAAAAACAAGTATGACCCAACCATTGCACAGAAAGCGCTCCTCCGGTTTGGGCCATACCACGCTGCCAGCTTGAACTCAAACCCGCTGCTAAACTTGCTAAAAATCCCGTTCCCGCATAGCGGATTAATTTTCTACGTTTCATCATTATTTTGTCAGTTTTCAATTGGTAGGGTGGGCTATACCCACCGGCGGACTATTGACTCCTGACCAATAATAATTTAAAGCCGTTCCAGAAAATTTCTTAACAATTGCTTGCCTGCATCTGTGAGGATACTTTCCGGGTGAAATTGTACACCTTCAATATGGGGATAATCACGATGTCGCACCCCCATAATCGTGCCATCATCTACCCATGCCGTAATTTCCAACACCTCTGGACAAGTATCACGCTCAATAACCAAACTGTGATAGCGTGTAGCGGTAAAAGGCGATTCAATACCTTTAAAAACTCCCGTGCCGGTGTGGTGAATTTGGGAAGTTTTGCCGTGCATCAATTCCGGTGCTCTCACCACATTGCCGCCAAAAACTTGACCAATACTTTGATGCCCCAAACAAACACCAAAAACCGGAATATTTGGCCCTAACTCTCGAATTAAATCCAAAGAAACCCCGGCATCTTCTGGCCGGCCTGGGCCCGGAGAAATCACAACTCCAGCGGCACCAGAGGAGCGAATTTCATCAAGAGTAATTTGGTCATTGCGGTAGACGCGAATTTCCTCAGCCACCGCTAACTCTTGACCAAGTTCGCCTAAATACTGAACCAAATTATAAGTAAAACTATCGTAATTATCAATGACAATAATCAAAATCTGCACTCCTTTTTTTGGGTAATTATGAATTGTAAATGTTTAACAATCACCAATGACCAAAAATTACTTAACCGGCAATCCTTGGATAAACAGAAGCAGAGGCGGCAGCAAAATTGACCCGGCCACCAAAATTGCCGCAAAAGCGGAAACTAAAACTGCTCCTGCGGCACAATCTTTAGCAATTTTAGCGAGTTCGTGGTACGACTGCTGGACAGCCAAATCAACAACCGACTCCAAAGCAGTATTAATTAATTCCATTGCCAATACCGCGCCAATTGTCAAGCCTATCACCGCCATTTCTACATGACTTCGCTGTAAAAAAAACCCTAACCCTATCGCCACACTGCCCAACAAAACATGAATGCGAAAATTGCGTTGAGTGCGGAAAGCATAAACCAAGCCGGCCCAAGCATATTTAAAACTAATCCATAAATTGGGGGCTACTTGCCAAGAACAATCGCGTTTAGTTTTCACCGGCCCAGCGGAGCCATTTTGTTGAGCAGGAGTAGAACTATCTGACGACACCGGCAACAAATTGGGGGGAGAGGAATTTTGACCGGCAGATTTTGGTTTAGAGGGCGGGTTCGGGGGTATATTCGACTTCATAAGCGGCTTTATGATGGATGCCTAAAGGCGGGTAATTAAGGGAACAGATGCTCCGGGGCTTTTTTACTCAACATTTATAACCTATGGGCTGATCAGACCTATCATTTCCAATAAAAGTGCTTGTTGGTTTAACATTTCACTCAAACTGTCTTCATCGGGGTGATCCCAGCCCAACAAATGCAGCAAGCCGTGAGATGCCAGCCATGCAAGTTCAAATTCCAAAGAATGACCGCGTTCGCTGGCTTGGCGGGTGGCTGTATCGACAGAAATCACGATATCCCCTAAATATACTGGCATTTCTGGGGGTGCCGGTGCGAAGTCTTCGACCTCTAAAGCTGCAAAGGCTAAAACATCGGTTGGCTTATCTTGAAAGCGATACTGAGCATTGAGGGCTTGTATTTCGTGATCATCTGTGAGGCGGAGGCTAAGTTCATAGCCTGGTGCCGGTGGGAGATCCTCCTGCAAAAATTCTAGCCAACGCTCAATCCAATTTTGCCAAGATTCAAGGCTGATCTGTGCAGTGGCAAAGCCTTCAAGCAGCTTATTTTCAGCGTACAAATCTTGTATATCTACCTCTACCGGCACCATTAAATCTGCCATAGCTGCTGTTTTCCTAATGCGTTAAATAGGCCAAACCCACCAACACCGCCAGCAGACCGGCTGTTGTCAGAAAAAAATGTTTGAGGGAGGTTGCCCGCTTGCGTACCATATTTCGCATTGCCAGCTTAACGTAACTGGGTTGCGGTTCTGTTTTGGTATCTGTGGGGGTGTTTTCAGCCGGTGGAACTGAAATAGGAGTTTGGGAGGAAAAATCACTCATAGCAATACAATGGGGGAAATGCGTTAATTTATGCGCGGGGTTTTTGTACCGCAAACATTCTTAACATAACACCTAAAATTTTACTTTCTTTGTCGCTTTATGCCGCAAGTTCTTGACCGACTAAATTAGCCACAGGAGAAAAAACTATGAGTTTTACAAAAATATTGGTTGCCCTTGACCGCTCATCCCAAGCACCGGCAGTCTTTGAAAGAGCCTTGAATATCGCTCAAAAAGACAATGCGAGTTTGTTGGTGTTTCACTGTTTGAGTTGGCAAAAAGAAGGCGAAATTGCGCCGCTGATGGGTACTGGGATGGGTCTTGATCCGGCCAGTTCGCGGATGGTGCGCTCAATGCAGCAGGAAGTGATAGACCACGAATCAAACCAAGTGCGTGAATGGTTGCAAAGTTATTCGGATAAAGCGTCTCAAGGCGGGGTTTCCGCAGAGTTTCATTACAAAGTGGGGGAAACTTCGGCGAGTATTTGCGATATGGCTCATAGCTGGGGGGCTGATTTAATTGTGATGGGCCGGCGGGGTCTTAGGGGGATTAGTGAAATTTTGATGGGGAGTGTGAGTAACCAGGTGGTTCATAATGCCGGTTGTTCGGTGTTGATTGTCCAGGGAAACTCAGCTTGAAGGGGATGGGGGGATGGGGGAATGGGGGCGCTCATGTTGCCTGCTCCACGGTGGGGCAGGCAACATGAGCGCCTCCCCACTTCCTCACCACCCCACCACCAAAAAAAAATTCCCCCCTTCCCTGGTAAGAAAGGAGGGCTGGGGGGTGAGAGTTTTTATTTACAGGTCGCCGCCGCGAGCAGCCAGCAAAAGGATCACCACCGGCCCAGACAACCCAATCAACGCGACAAAGGCGAGTTGCACCAGGGGCTCCCAGTTGACATTCCCTAAATTTGATAAAAAGTCCATTTTTCCTCCCGACTGAACCCAACTTTGTTGGTGACTTAGCTTAAAAAAATCCGTAATTGATTTTACCTGGTTAGTTCTCATTTTTTTTATGTTAGTTTACAAAACTCTATAAAACGCAATCTGAAATGGCCCCTTACACCTGCTAATCTCAAGAAGCCCGATCTGCGTGAAGCGCGAATTTTAATGATGGCCACTTGGCTTTGTGTGAAGCAGTGCGGGGCGTGTTGTTATCTCGATCCCAGCGAACGCCCTGACCTTGATGAGTATTTATCCCCTGACGAACTCCAGGTTTATTTAAGTTTGGTGGGGGAAAATGGCTGGTGTGTTAACTTTGATGCTGCAACACGAGAGTGCCGCATTTATGATACCCGGCCTCGGTTTTGCCGTGTAGAAACGGATGTGTTTAAAGAGTTATACGATGTGCCGCCAGAGGAGTTAAATGAGTTTGCGATTGACTGTTGCCGTGAACACATCGGCGATATGTATGGTGAGCAAAGTTTGGAAATGATTCGATTTAACTCTGCGGTGGGAATTGGCAATTGAGTAGGGGCGGGTTCCCTGGCCTATCTGTGCTGTAGATTATGGTTCTGGGTAAACTCGCCCTTACTTGTCGGACGATTTGCGGTTAGGTTGTCTTGACTGGCTTGATTTTTGGCTCTTTTATGAGAAAATGAAAGAAATATGAAAAGTTACCAGTGAGCCAAATGTCTGTAAATCTCTTGTCGGCATCAAAGTCTGAGGTTACGGAACTCGAAGCCTCTCAACGGTCAAGCGAGGTGGTATTTGAGGAATATTCTTACACACCCGAAATCATTGATGTGCCAGCCGAGCAGAAAAATTCTCAGCAGGTATTGGCTGACAAGAAGTTGCCGGTGTCTGTGTTTGGCTCTACGTTTTTAACGATTTTTTTGGCGGAACTTGGCGATAAAACTCAGGTGACAACGCTTTTGATGAGTGCTGAGTCTCATGCGCCTTGGATGGTTTTTGCCGGTGCGGGTACGGCTTTGGTGGCTACGAGTTTGATAGGGGTTTTGTTGGGTCAATGGTTGGCTAAATGGGTTTCTCCGAAAACTCTGGAAACTGGTGCGGGTATTACGATGCTGATTATTTCTGCTCTGGTTTTTGTGGATGTTTTGAGTTAGTTGTTATTCCTGCTTTGTTCTTAACAATACGGATGACTCTTGACGTTTGATAAATCACAAATGACTATTGACGAATAAAAAAATTATGGACTGGCAACTTATTGGTTTAAGTTTTATTACTGTTTTTCTCTCGGAGTTGGGAGATAAAAGTCAAATTGCGGCGATAGCAATTAGTGGGAGTTCTAAGTCTCCGAGGGCTGTTTTTTTGGGGACTGCTGGTGCTTTGTTGTTGGCGAGTTTTTTGGGGGTTTTGCTGGGGGAAAGTGTGGCTCAATTGTTCCCGGCTCGTTTTGTTAAACTTTGCGCGGCGGTTGGTTTTGCGGTGATGGGGGTGCGTTTGTTGTGGTTTCGCAATGCGGCTGAGGAGGGGGTTTCTTCTGTTGAAGATGGTGGTGAGCCTTTGGTTTAATTTAAAATGTCAAAACCCCGGTTTCTAAGAGGAAACTGGGGTTTTTTTTGTAGATGCTTGAGGACGCGCTTGGTTTGCAATAATTTAGGCTTTGCGTAAACCGAGGTTAAGTAGGGCACCGCCTGCGATGATTTTTAGTAGCTCTAATGTCCAGTAGCTTTGGTGCATTAAATTCATTCCCGTTGGTACGGTGGCGGGTTCAAATAAGTTTAACTGCATTCCCATTCCGCTCATGGTGGGGGTGAGGGCGTAGGTGTCGATTAAGGTTATGGTGAGCAGGAGCAGGGATATAATGATTGCTGGATTGCCCCAATTGCTGCGGAAAGTTTGAGTATTTTTTACTACTAAACAGCCGGTGATAATTAAGGCTGCACACAATAATTCGATGCGGTTAAATATCCAGAAAATTGAATATCCTGCTGTGGCAAAGCTTGGTTGTGCCATCATGCCGGCGGCAAATAAGCTGGGCATAATGACGAAATCGACGATAAAGCTAGCACTGAGCCAGAAGGCTAGGGCATATATAACGACGGCTTGCCATTGGTTTTGTTTTGAGTCTACTTGTGAAAAGGCTGTCATTTTTTTATCCTCTTTTTGCCTTGTCTTTACTTTAGCAAATGTCTGCTGTAATAAATATGAAATATTTTTAAGTTTTTGCCATAAAAACTTTATAATTTGGGTGGTGAAATCTCTACAGGGGGAAATGCAAAGTTTTGTTGCTTTTGGCGAAATTTAAGTAAAGAAAATGCTATAAGTGAGGCGAAATTGCCGTTCGTATTGAGCGGGAGGCGATGAGTTTGAATGCTCTGCAATTGAAAGGCAGCTTTTTAGGTTTTACGCTGAGTGTTCCAGCGGATGCCGGTGAGGCTCTGCAACGGGTGACGATTGCTCAAGGGGAAGGCGCGGAAAGAATTCGCTATGATTTGGAGGATACGCGGGCTTTTCGGGGGAGGCGGGATGATTTGGGGCGGGAATTGCGTTTAGGAAAGGCTACAGAGGAGGGGGAGGCTGGTAGTGTTTCGGTGGTGTTCTCAGAGCCGGTGGAGCCTGGTAATATGGTGACGATTGCTTTGCGGCCTTACCAAAATCCGCGTTATGAGGGGGTTTATTTGTTTGGGGTGACGGCGTTTCCAAAGGGTGAAAAGGCTTTTGGTCAGTTTTTGGGTTTTGGCCGGTTTCATTTTTATAGTGCGGTTGATGCTGGGTTTTGGTAATTTGTTAATTGTCAGAGCAGTAATTATTAATTTCTAAGGCACAGTAAGCAATCATCAGTTTTTAATTATGAAGGCAGTTATTTTGTTATCGGGTGGTTTGGATTCTTCGACGGTTTTGTATCAAGCAAAAGCTGATGGTTGTGAGTGTTATGCGATTTCTTTTGATTATCAACAACGTCACCGGCGGGAGTTGAATTCGGCGCGGTTTGTTGCTGAAAAGGCGGGGGTTTTGGCGCATCAAGTTGTGAGTTTTGATTTGCGGTTGTGGGGTGGTTCGGCGCTGACGGATGATAAAATAGATGTGCCGGTGGAGCGGTCTTTGGGGGAGATGTCGGCGAAGATTCCGGTGACTTATGTGCCG
This genomic window contains:
- a CDS encoding ribbon-helix-helix domain-containing protein codes for the protein MYKKKNHSISLGDDLFEQVKTLAQEKDVTCSWIFRAALKQYLAQNPVSLSSNLSINSETGNESFS
- a CDS encoding YgiT-type zinc finger protein, which produces MNQCHVCGSTEISEKIIDHIFNIDGKMILVENLPAHVCERCGEETFHVQTVERVRQKLADSQFLKTIEIPVLSY
- a CDS encoding DUF4258 domain-containing protein; translation: MKTIEQIRVDLQSGDFEMSAHAFQRALARNISLKEMQEAGENVVIIEDYPNDKYSPSCLILGFTSTSRPLHIQVSRRLGTLKVITLYQPNSDEWSDNYSRRNL
- a CDS encoding acyltransferase, with translation MTQNNSAYPNSLDALVTLRGFACLMVLIAHSAAPRETLFLAGWDLSWLLFSAGGVAVRIFFCLSGYLMGKLFYTQKYTLNQTGILHFFANRALRVFPLYYFAVIVLSLFLYPHIFHPQNLQYLFRLLTFTYNQTLPVAFNGALWSISTEVQFYLTVPFIFALLNKRLLKPKSILQLSLLLLSTSIIIRYFGWQEIVARVPTFPQQLGEFAQHYYTPLIMNLDSFLCGFLLNPLILSQPLLPKHSLLTKAKQSLPDWISPHSHKTKSAAFLLIIGLYLLTAFVKYYNQPILLILGPAVSSIITCWFIFAFESGKQYQQSSKNEKLTWQACRRNPIRLLEIFGVLSYGMYVWHLPLIVAFTPIFNSPNLLQAYFQRLIATIITSMLIATLTYFCIEIPAGRFKLKRRLGC
- a CDS encoding MBL fold metallo-hydrolase, giving the protein MKRRKLIRYAGTGFLASLAAGLSSSWQRGMAQTGGALSVQWLGHTCFLFSGDGQRVLVNPFRPGGCTAGYRSPKVEANLVLISSQLLDEGATDGLPGNPRLLYEPGVYQLEGKQIQGLQLAHDREGGRRFGFNVAWKWTQGGVNIVHLGGAAAPIAIEQQILMGRPDLLLLPVGGGPKAYNPQEALQAVRTLNPKMVIPTHYRTAAADANACDIVAVDEFLSLVGSSSVRQVNSDSMTISAADLPQSGPVISVLSYRF
- a CDS encoding aminodeoxychorismate/anthranilate synthase component II, which produces MIIVIDNYDSFTYNLVQYLGELGQELAVAEEIRVYRNDQITLDEIRSSGAAGVVISPGPGRPEDAGVSLDLIRELGPNIPVFGVCLGHQSIGQVFGGNVVRAPELMHGKTSQIHHTGTGVFKGIESPFTATRYHSLVIERDTCPEVLEITAWVDDGTIMGVRHRDYPHIEGVQFHPESILTDAGKQLLRNFLERL
- a CDS encoding diacylglycerol kinase family protein; this translates as MKSNIPPNPPSKPKSAGQNSSPPNLLPVSSDSSTPAQQNGSAGPVKTKRDCSWQVAPNLWISFKYAWAGLVYAFRTQRNFRIHVLLGSVAIGLGFFLQRSHVEMAVIGLTIGAVLAMELINTALESVVDLAVQQSYHELAKIAKDCAAGAVLVSAFAAILVAGSILLPPLLLFIQGLPVK
- the ybeY gene encoding rRNA maturation RNase YbeY, which encodes MADLMVPVEVDIQDLYAENKLLEGFATAQISLESWQNWIERWLEFLQEDLPPAPGYELSLRLTDDHEIQALNAQYRFQDKPTDVLAFAALEVEDFAPAPPEMPVYLGDIVISVDTATRQASERGHSLEFELAWLASHGLLHLLGWDHPDEDSLSEMLNQQALLLEMIGLISP
- a CDS encoding DUF3285 domain-containing protein, translated to MSDFSSQTPISVPPAENTPTDTKTEPQPSYVKLAMRNMVRKRATSLKHFFLTTAGLLAVLVGLAYLTH
- a CDS encoding universal stress protein; the protein is MSFTKILVALDRSSQAPAVFERALNIAQKDNASLLVFHCLSWQKEGEIAPLMGTGMGLDPASSRMVRSMQQEVIDHESNQVREWLQSYSDKASQGGVSAEFHYKVGETSASICDMAHSWGADLIVMGRRGLRGISEILMGSVSNQVVHNAGCSVLIVQGNSA
- the psb30 gene encoding photosystem II reaction center protein Ycf12/Psb30; this translates as MDFLSNLGNVNWEPLVQLAFVALIGLSGPVVILLLAARGGDL
- a CDS encoding YkgJ family cysteine cluster protein: MATWLCVKQCGACCYLDPSERPDLDEYLSPDELQVYLSLVGENGWCVNFDAATRECRIYDTRPRFCRVETDVFKELYDVPPEELNEFAIDCCREHIGDMYGEQSLEMIRFNSAVGIGN
- a CDS encoding TMEM165/GDT1 family protein, whose product is MSVNLLSASKSEVTELEASQRSSEVVFEEYSYTPEIIDVPAEQKNSQQVLADKKLPVSVFGSTFLTIFLAELGDKTQVTTLLMSAESHAPWMVFAGAGTALVATSLIGVLLGQWLAKWVSPKTLETGAGITMLIISALVFVDVLS
- a CDS encoding TMEM165/GDT1 family protein, whose amino-acid sequence is MDWQLIGLSFITVFLSELGDKSQIAAIAISGSSKSPRAVFLGTAGALLLASFLGVLLGESVAQLFPARFVKLCAAVGFAVMGVRLLWFRNAAEEGVSSVEDGGEPLV
- a CDS encoding DUF4149 domain-containing protein, translated to MTAFSQVDSKQNQWQAVVIYALAFWLSASFIVDFVIMPSLFAAGMMAQPSFATAGYSIFWIFNRIELLCAALIITGCLVVKNTQTFRSNWGNPAIIISLLLLTITLIDTYALTPTMSGMGMQLNLFEPATVPTGMNLMHQSYWTLELLKIIAGGALLNLGLRKA
- a CDS encoding DUF2808 domain-containing protein: MSLNALQLKGSFLGFTLSVPADAGEALQRVTIAQGEGAERIRYDLEDTRAFRGRRDDLGRELRLGKATEEGEAGSVSVVFSEPVEPGNMVTIALRPYQNPRYEGVYLFGVTAFPKGEKAFGQFLGFGRFHFYSAVDAGFW